The Brachyhypopomus gauderio isolate BG-103 chromosome 1, BGAUD_0.2, whole genome shotgun sequence genome includes a window with the following:
- the apobec2a gene encoding C->U-editing enzyme APOBEC-2a, which translates to MADKSTNSRLAGRRKERAMEKKTEVEEKKEEKKGAVREDETKASVNGAGEAVANGAGEAITNGDAATNREATNTEGDQDKPEPMELPPFETITGDRIDPFFFKFQFKNVEYSSGRNKTFLCYLVDQGGSEDGVLRGYVEDEHAGSHAEDMFFQLILPHYDPSVKYSVTWYVSSSPCASCAAKLVEILRERKSMRFTLFSARLFEWEEPEIREGLKALAGAGCKLRVMKPLDFSYTWDTFVEHDDQRFTPWEDCQENYEYYQEKLADILQ; encoded by the exons ATGGCAGACAAGAGTACAAACTCCCGGCTGGCAGGACGGAGGAAGGAGAGAGCGATGGAGAAGAAGACAGAagtggaggagaagaaagaggagaagaaaggagcAGTAAGAGAGGATGAGACGAAGGCATCAGTGAACGGGGCAGGAGAGGCCGTGGCTAACGGGGCGGGAGAGGCCATCACTAACGGGGACGCAGCCACTAACAGGGAGGCTACCAACACCGAGGGGGACCAGGACAAGCCAGAGCCCATGGAGCTGCCCCCATTTGAGACCATCACAGG AGACCGCATCGACCCTTTCTTCTTCAAGTTCCAGTTTAAGAATGTAGAGTATTCGTCCGGCCGGAACAAGACCTTCTTGTGCTACCTGGTGGACCAGGGGGGCAGTGAAGACGGTGTCCTGCGTGGTTATGTCGAGGATGAGCACGCGGGCAGTCACGCTGAGGACATGTTCTTCCAGCTGATCCTCCCACACTACGACCCGTCCGTCAAATACAGCGTCACCTGGTACGTGTCGTCCAGCCCCTGCGCTTCATGTGCCGCCAAGCTGGTGGAGATCCTGCGTGAGCGGAAGAGTATGCGCTTCACCCTCTTCTCTGCCCGCCTCTTCGAGTGGGAGGAGCCTGAGATCAGGGAGGGGCTGAAGGCACTGGCAGGGGCCGGGTGTAAGCTGCGTGTGATGAAGCCTCTCGATTTCTCGTACACGTGGGACACGTTTGTAGAACATGATGACCAGAGATTCACGCCATGGGAAGACTGTCAGGAGAACTACGAATACTACCAGGAGAAATTGGCTGATATTCTACAGTGA